The Flavivirga eckloniae genomic interval TCTATATTTGGTAATTTGTATGATGTATTGCCGTTTGTTTCTTCTTTTTCATTGGGTTCTTCTTCATCTACAACTTGTTCCTTGTCAGCTTCTTGTTGAGGATCCTCATTACTTTTATGGCAACCAAAAGCCATAAGAAGTATCATGATTCCCAGGAATGCTTTTTTTAATATGATGTTATGTTTTTTTAAAATGATCACTTTTAATTAATTATTTAATGACTTACTTCTAATTCGTAAAATCTAACTTTTGAATAAGCTCCTTCATCTCTAGACTGAAAATAGTTTCCAGCCTTAAAATAGTTTTCAAAAACGCCCCATCTTCTCATATGGACACTCTTGTACACCTTATATTCGTTTCCATTTAGTATAATTACCATTTTACCATCGGAGACTTTTACTTCTAAAGTAAACTTATTAAACCCTACTTCTTGTTCGAAGTTAAAGCCTTCATCATTATCCCAGGCATCTTCATGAAGTATTTCGGTCTCTGAGGCATTTAAATTCTTAAGAACTTTTGTCTTTACGCGAATTTTTCCCTTATCCCAATATATTTTTAATATTGGCGGTGCATTATTATCATCTTCACCAATCAAATCACGCTGTTCATTAGTTAAACGCCCATGGATTTGCATGATAATAGTTCTATGGTACTTCCCATTAGAATCTCTGGAGGTTTCATCCATTGCTATTTTAGCCTTCATGATACCGCCTTGCTTAAAGGTCCAATTCACATTATTATTGCCAGGCTCCATCTGCTCTCTTAATTCCGACCTCGTGTATTTGGTATTCCTGGTTTTCGATTTGGTTGGCATGGCATGAAATACAATTGCGCCTTTGGTAGAATCTATATACATGTAAGGTTTTGCTATGTCGCTTGATGCAAAATCCAGAATCTCTGGCGGACTAATTTCGTAAGGCTTACCGTTTTCTTTAACTGCCGGCAAAGTAACTTTCCAATGACTTAAATCTATATTGGGAAGTTTTACTTTTTTCTTTTTTCTTCTCTTCTTCTTTTTTTCAACTTTAACATCCGAATCTGAAGCGCTACCTGTTTGTGCTTTACAAGCAGCGCTTACAGCTAGAAATGTTATTAATACAATACTTAATATTTCTATTCGGAAGTTTTTCATTTTTAATTTTTTGCTTTACTATAACTTATCGTACTGAATATATTTTTTATGTTTTAAAATTAAAATCCAGGGGTAATAATATCTATATTGTCATAGAACACTTCATTACTACTATCTACGGCATTTGATGCTCTAACATATATTACAACCTTATTTGTTGAAGGTGTAAATGTAAATGTAGTCGTTGTAAATGTGTCGTTGGTACTAGACGATTTAGAGCTATTAAAATCATTATCAATTAGAAAATAAGCATCTGCATTGGTATCGCGTGCAGCTTCTGTATTAATAGCATCTTCGCTAGCAATTTCATTATTCAAAATGAATACTTCTGAATTAACACCAGCAGCTTCTGAACGCGAATCGATAGTAAAAGTATATTCTACACCAACTTCTACATCTACAACTTGATAAAGTCGACGACAAGCTTCGTTTATCTTTACACCTCTGCCGCCGCCGGCATCTGGTCCAAATTTGTTACCATCACTTGTAGAACCTGGTTGCTCATCAGCATCACCACAATTAGTTGCAAGCCAATCTTGTAAAGCTGTATTATTCCAAAGCGCTCTATAAGGGCTATCTATTTCTCCCAGAGCATCATCAATAACCTTACTATTAGGTGTCATATCCCAAGCATCTGCATTATCACCCGTATTAGATGTGTGATCATTACATGCGCTATTTAGAACTATAGCTTTAAAAGTAGGTTCAATACCTCCAACTGGAACGGCTTTAACAATACTTTTTGATACACCAGCAGCGTTTGTTGTTGTTAATGTTACATTATATGTACCAGCAACTGCATAAGTGTGCGAAGGGTTAACTTCTGTAGAGGTATTACCATCTCCAAAATCCCAGCTATGTGATACTGCTAAAATTGAATCATCTGTAAAGTTTGCCGTAAGAGATGACGTTGTAAACGTAAAATTAGGAACTGTAGATAATACCAATCCTTCTATGTTTTTGGAAACAGAAACCTCAACTCCTAAAAAGTTAGTGGCTGTAAGCGTTGCTACAAAAGTTTCTGCCGAAGCATATATGTGTACGGGATTAAACTTAGGATCATCTTCTGTGTCTTCTTCAGAATTCCACTCTACAGTGTCTCCATCACCGAAATCCCAAACCAGTTTACTGGCTCCAGAAGTTAGGTTTTCAAAAGTTACTTCGGAGTCTACAGCAGTGTGATTAAAACCAACAAAAATAGGTGCCACATCCGATGAAGCTTCCGCTACTAAACCATCAGAACTTGTTGTGGTTAGCTTCACGGTATATAGGCCACCTGTTGCATAGGTATAATCTGGATTGGCTTCTGTTGATGTATTGCCATCTCCGAAATCCCATAAATACGAAGCTGCATCTGTTGAATAGCTTCTAAATACTACCGATAAATTATCATTAGCACCTGCACTAGTAGTAAATAGTGTATTTGGTTGTATATTGTTCACATTTCCAGTTGGTGGTACGAAATCTTCGTGACCACTATCGTAACATGATATAAGGCTCAAAGTTATAAACAATAGTGCGAAAACGCTTCTATTGATTTTTTTATTTAATTTATTATAAACCATAATATTAAATTTTAGAACTTTACTATTGTTTTACTGTTATATCAAATGAATCCAATCTACTCTCTACACCTGAATTTGTTGCAAAGATTATTACAGTTTCATTTTCTCCTGCTTCGAATGTAATAGCATGTTTTTTGAAAACATCGTCTACTCTTCCCGCATTGGTATCTGTTCTTGAAGCAATAATATTCTCCTCCAATTGAGCTTCTGCATAGCTAGAAGTATTTGGAGTTAATATAGATACTTTCATTTCTCCAGAGCTATTCTTTTCAAAAGCAGTAAAGTAAGTTAGTACATATTCTGCTCCAGGAGTAACACTTATTTCCTGATAAGCAACTCTAGCACCATCTGATGGGAATTTTGCTGCTTGCGTACCTTCTGGTAAAATACCTTCTTCAGATTTTGTATTAATCTGTATTACCGTAGTACCTCCTCCTAGTGGACTCCAGGCACTGTTACTTGGAGCTCTCCAGGAATCTCTACCATCACCTGTTCCATCGAACAAACTGTTGTCTTCAAAACCAGGTTCTGCAATCTCAGGTATTGGAATTGTTGGTATAGCCTGATTAACAGTAATTGTTTTCTCTGTAAAATCTGATTTACCAAGGTTATCTGTTACCGTTAAACCAACTTTATATTCACCTGGACCAGGGAAAGAAAAGATTAATTCCCGATCTTCTAATGTTGCTGCTTCTAACGCAGAGATTTGACTTTCTAAATCAGCTACTTTTTGTAAAACTTCATCTGAAAGCCCTGCTCTTGCTGCATCTAATTGAACTTCGAGTGCATCAATTTCTGCCTCTAACACAGTAACCTTATCGGGGTTAGATTCGCAAGGTATTTTAAATTCCAGTTTTGCAATTTGCTGCTCTATTGCTACAATGGTAGCCAACTCAGCATCAATTGATTGCTTTAAAACGGGTAAGTTTTTATTTATTAATGTTACGCCATCAGAAGGTGTAATGACCCATTGATATTTTGTACCATTTACAGCCAAATTTGAACCTGCTTGAAACTTAAAATCATATTTAGCCCACAATTCAACATCATTACAGTCAAATTTTGAAGTAGTCACGTCCGTCACATTATAAAAAGGTGTTGGGCCTGTAATATCTTCTAAATCGCCAACCTCTGCTAAATCATCACTAACACAAGAAGCTATAGCTACACATGTACCTAAAACTATATATTTTATTTTTGTCAAATATTTATTCATAATTATAAGTTTTTAGTATCCGTCGTTCTGTCTATAAAAATTAGGTAAATTGTCTATTTCCCTTTGTGGAAAAGGAAGGTATTTCTTTTCATTTGTATAGAACAAATTGTTTGCGTTCGAAAACTGGTTTAAAACATCATCGGCTTCACCAAATCTTATTAAATCGTACAAACGTTGATTTTCGTATACAAACTCAACTCTTCGCTCATCTAACAACCCTTGTTTTGTTAAATTAGCAACTTCTTCAAGTCCTGCTCTTGCTCTAACTTGATTAAAAGCTTCAACAGCTCTTGGGTCTGTAGTGCTATCGGCACCAGCCAAAATGGCTTCTGCATATAACAACAGGACATCGGCATATCTTAAAACAATCCAATCATTATCCCCAATCTCACCATCTGTTGGGAATTTAGCATTAAAAGTATCGTTTGTTAACACTGTTGGGTTATAAGACAACTCATCTATACTGGCAAAGAATCTCACTGGTTGCTCTTCTGGGGTCATAACCCCTA includes:
- a CDS encoding polysaccharide lyase family 7 protein is translated as MKNFRIEILSIVLITFLAVSAACKAQTGSASDSDVKVEKKKKRRKKKKVKLPNIDLSHWKVTLPAVKENGKPYEISPPEILDFASSDIAKPYMYIDSTKGAIVFHAMPTKSKTRNTKYTRSELREQMEPGNNNVNWTFKQGGIMKAKIAMDETSRDSNGKYHRTIIMQIHGRLTNEQRDLIGEDDNNAPPILKIYWDKGKIRVKTKVLKNLNASETEILHEDAWDNDEGFNFEQEVGFNKFTLEVKVSDGKMVIILNGNEYKVYKSVHMRRWGVFENYFKAGNYFQSRDEGAYSKVRFYELEVSH
- a CDS encoding PKD domain-containing protein, producing MVYNKLNKKINRSVFALLFITLSLISCYDSGHEDFVPPTGNVNNIQPNTLFTTSAGANDNLSVVFRSYSTDAASYLWDFGDGNTSTEANPDYTYATGGLYTVKLTTTSSDGLVAEASSDVAPIFVGFNHTAVDSEVTFENLTSGASKLVWDFGDGDTVEWNSEEDTEDDPKFNPVHIYASAETFVATLTATNFLGVEVSVSKNIEGLVLSTVPNFTFTTSSLTANFTDDSILAVSHSWDFGDGNTSTEVNPSHTYAVAGTYNVTLTTTNAAGVSKSIVKAVPVGGIEPTFKAIVLNSACNDHTSNTGDNADAWDMTPNSKVIDDALGEIDSPYRALWNNTALQDWLATNCGDADEQPGSTSDGNKFGPDAGGGRGVKINEACRRLYQVVDVEVGVEYTFTIDSRSEAAGVNSEVFILNNEIASEDAINTEAARDTNADAYFLIDNDFNSSKSSSTNDTFTTTTFTFTPSTNKVVIYVRASNAVDSSNEVFYDNIDIITPGF
- a CDS encoding PspA/IM30 family protein, producing MNKYLTKIKYIVLGTCVAIASCVSDDLAEVGDLEDITGPTPFYNVTDVTTSKFDCNDVELWAKYDFKFQAGSNLAVNGTKYQWVITPSDGVTLINKNLPVLKQSIDAELATIVAIEQQIAKLEFKIPCESNPDKVTVLEAEIDALEVQLDAARAGLSDEVLQKVADLESQISALEAATLEDRELIFSFPGPGEYKVGLTVTDNLGKSDFTEKTITVNQAIPTIPIPEIAEPGFEDNSLFDGTGDGRDSWRAPSNSAWSPLGGGTTVIQINTKSEEGILPEGTQAAKFPSDGARVAYQEISVTPGAEYVLTYFTAFEKNSSGEMKVSILTPNTSSYAEAQLEENIIASRTDTNAGRVDDVFKKHAITFEAGENETVIIFATNSGVESRLDSFDITVKQ